A genomic segment from Desulfurella amilsii encodes:
- a CDS encoding prepilin peptidase, with the protein MIYLFVFIIGIIFGSFLNVCIYRIPRGLSIITPPSSCPICKTRIKWYDNIPILSYIFLKGKCRNCKSNIPIKHPIVELFGGLIALCVFLKFGFALQSVFWAIFGYCLLTLSFIDLELFIIPDVINVLLLIFGFLFAIYNGAIIESLIGGVFGFVLFYALAVIFSKLLKQEALGFGDVKLLGTVGVWTSWVGVLYTVFVASLTGSIAGILLVFLFGKNFKAKIPFGPFLALSAFSYIFFGKELMHFFYGI; encoded by the coding sequence TTGATCTATTTATTTGTTTTTATAATAGGTATAATATTTGGTAGTTTTCTAAATGTTTGTATTTATAGGATCCCGCGCGGTCTTTCTATTATAACTCCTCCATCTAGCTGTCCCATTTGCAAAACTCGGATTAAATGGTACGATAATATTCCTATTTTAAGCTACATTTTTTTAAAAGGTAAATGCCGCAATTGCAAATCAAATATACCTATAAAGCATCCAATTGTGGAGTTATTTGGTGGACTAATCGCCTTGTGTGTTTTTCTAAAGTTTGGTTTTGCTTTGCAAAGTGTTTTTTGGGCCATTTTTGGGTATTGTTTGTTAACTTTAAGTTTTATAGATTTAGAATTGTTTATTATACCCGATGTTATAAATGTATTATTGCTAATATTTGGGTTTTTGTTTGCAATATACAATGGCGCAATTATCGAAAGCTTAATTGGGGGTGTGTTTGGTTTTGTGTTGTTTTATGCTTTGGCAGTTATATTTTCAAAATTGTTAAAACAGGAAGCACTAGGTTTTGGTGATGTAAAATTGCTTGGTACAGTGGGTGTATGGACTAGCTGGGTAGGTGTATTGTACACTGTTTTTGTTGCATCGCTTACAGGTTCCATCGCAGGAATTTTATTGGTTTTTTTATTTGGTAAAAATTTTAAAGCTAAAATACCATTTGGGCCTTTTTTAGCACTCAGTGCCTTTTCTTATATCTTTTTTGGGAAAGAATTGATGCATTTTTTTTATGGTATTTAG